From a region of the Nothobranchius furzeri strain GRZ-AD chromosome 12, NfurGRZ-RIMD1, whole genome shotgun sequence genome:
- the LOC139062265 gene encoding zinc finger BED domain-containing protein 5-like: protein MSQIMHGDKQAQELKAVPLSDGTISRRITEMAQDIKSQLTDRVKRGKYALQLDESIDVANSAQLLVFVRYSFDGKLHEDMRFCTTLSAKCTGEDIFTEIDKKMKEEGLSWDECISVCTDGAAAMLGKNKGLKARVVQVAPHINFTHCIIHREVLASKSLDPELKTVLESATKIVNHIKSRPLNTRLFAALCNEMGSEHQSLLFHTEVRWLSRGNVLRRLFELRDEVRLFLLEHGSHLAAHLTDPDWLTRLAYLAYIFDKLNGLNTSLQVENANIMSLNDKINAFKRKLDRWSARVKTGCFDMFPELEEFMEENDLCVNTVKGYITMHLQPLLEHFIKFFPEETAPEKYDWIRSPFTVTSTHRLSSDIEDALVELSSDRTLKSAFNSKMLAEIWISVENIHSFLRLRLTF, encoded by the coding sequence ATGAGCCAAATAATGCATGGAGATAAACAAGCCCAGGAGCTGAAAGCGGTCCCGCTGTCTGATGGGACAATATCCCGGCGCATCACAGAGATGGCGCAGGACATCAAGTCTCAGTTGACTGACAGAGTCAAGAGAGGAAAATACGCTTTGCAGTTAGATGAATCCATAGACGTCGCAAACTCTGCACAGCTGCTCGTTTTTGTCAGATACAGTTTTGATGGAAAACTTCACGAGGACATGCGGTTTTGCACCACACTGTCAGCAAAGTGCACAGGTGAGGACATTTTCACAGAAATTGATAAAAAAATGAAAGAGGAGGGGCTGTCTTGGGATGAATGCATCAGTGTGTGCACAGATGGTGCTGCAGCAATGCTGGGgaaaaataaaggacttaaagcaAGAGTTGTACAAGTGGCCCCACACATAAACTTTACGCACTGCATTATCCACAGAGAAGTTCTGGCGAGTAAATCGCTAGACCCAGAGCTTAAAACGGTGCTTGAGAGTGCAACAAAAATTGTCAACCACATAAAATCCCGTCCTCTGAACACAAGACTGTTTGCTGCTCTCTGCAACGAAATGGGATCAGAGCATCAAAGTCTGCTTTTCCACACAGAAGTCAGGTGGCTGTCACGGGGAAACGTTCTCAGGCGCTTGTTTGAGCTGCGGGATGAGGTGCGCCTATTTTTGTTGGAGCACGGATCTCACCTTGCTGCCCATCTGACTGATCCTGACTGGTTAACAAGGCTAGCATACTTGGCCTATATATTTGACAAGCTGAATGGGTTAAACACATCACTACAAGTTGAAAACGCAAACATCATGTCACTGAATGACAAAATTAATGCATTCAAAAGGAAACTGGATCGGTGGTCTGCACGAGTAAAAACGGGCTGTTTTGACATGTTTCCTGAACTGGAGGAGTTCATGGAGGAAAATGATTTGTGTGTTAACACCGTTAAGGGGTATATCACCATGCACCTTCAACCCCTCTTGGAACACTTTATCAAGTTTTTTCCTGAGGAAACAGCTCCAGAAAAATATGACTGGATAAGATCCCCGTTCACCGTAACAAGCACACATCGTTTGTCATCCGACATTGAGGACGCACTGGTTGAACTGTCAAGCGACCGCACCTTAAAGAGCGCTTTTAACTCAAAGATGCTCGCTGAGATCTGGATTTCAGTTGAGAATATCCACAGCTTTCTAAGGCTGCGATTGACATTCTGA
- the LOC139062203 gene encoding G2/M phase-specific E3 ubiquitin-protein ligase-like — MQLKDGILKPVRGTALPLVVNPEIDAEHLQQAAVQKMKDFNKQLGSASYALLYPDGTKIVNIPGTETPFTLKGFKDALGKAYQRITVYICKLEDYLSYYQSSSGTESEISDSEVIITGVSDFSPTDTGLRNTALTSSSPERGVSHTDLEEVLLSDAEEGPSPSIRAMETTCYSKYTELYAPIVAENQEDSSSEEGSTHSQRDAEMQQLSVSEVIANLALQIDHHSVSRFNICRSDIWDGAVRGFKRSTFSAEKDLLVKFSDDGGRLEDGLDTGGPKREFLSLLMERLNQRPIFDGPENRRYRVYNSTAIREDEYGLAGKMIPVSIVHGGPGPNFLSEDLVNHISGHSSFSASIGDITDEEIGKVLQQIENASSLENLQDQMVQNSTMLQTAGCFRRVSSLQEKHSVIKDYLRWYILDKNHRAVERFKDGLSSLQFLTALQQHPAVLTPVLCQSNEKLSAAGIEDLFQPQLSPGGSNRRTQEDQTRSFWGDYLLDCEENDSSVTLEEIFMFATGLPCIPPAGVDPQPRLQFDTSSKFPTANTCANTLKLPLLDNYKTFKANMNFGIKNSPGFGCY; from the exons ATGCAATTGAAGGATGGAATACTGAAACCTGTAAGGGGTACAGCCCTCCCCCTTGTTGTGAATCCAGAGATTGATGCTGAACATTTGCAACAAGCTGCTGTGCAAAAGATGAAGGACTTTAATAAACAGTTGGGAAGTGCCTCCTATGCTCTGCTTTATCCAGATGGTACAAAGATAGTTAACATCCCAGGAACAGAAACACCATTCACTCTAAAGGGTTTCAAGGATGCACTAGGGAAGGCTTATCAGCGCATCACAGTTTACATCTGTAAACTTGAGGATTATCTTTCCTATT ATCAGTCCAGCTCAGGCACAGAGTCTGAAATATCTGATTCAGAAGTTATCATTACAGGTGTTTCTGACTTCAGTCCAACTGATACAGGG CTAAGGAATACTGCCTTGACCAGTTCCAGCCCTGAAAGGGGAGTATCACACACTGACTTGGAGGAG GTTTTACTTTCGGACGCAGAAGAAGGCCCATCACCATCTATCCGTGCCATGGAAACTACATGCTACAG cAAGTACACAGAACTCTATGCTCCAATTGTAGCAGAGAATCAGGAGGATTCTAGCAGTGAGGAGGGCAGTACACATTCTCAGAGGGATGCAGA GATGCAACAACTATCTGTATCAGAGGTTATTGCAAACCTGGCTCTTCAGATTGATCATCACTCAGTCAGCAGATTTAACATTTGCCGCTCTGACATTTGGGATGGAGCTGTGAGAGGATTTAAAAGAAGCACATTCTCTGCAGAAAaagaccttcttgtaaagttttctGACGATGGAGGCAGGTTGGAGGATGGTCTTGATACAGGTGGCCCCAAAAGGGAATTCCTCTCTTTACTAATGGAAAGGCTGAACCAACGACCCATATTTGATGGTCCTGAAAACAGACGCTACCGTGTCTACAACTCTACAG CAATCAGAGAGGATGAATATGGTTTGGCAGGGAAGATGATACCTGTGTCCATTGTTCATGGTGGACCTGGCCCAAACTTTCTATCGGAGGATCTAGTCAACCACATCTCAGGGCATTCCAGTTTCAGTGCATCTATAGGGGACATAACAGATGAAGAAATAGGGAAAGTGCTACAGCAG ATTGAAAATGCATCTTCACTGGAGAACCTACAGGACCAGATGGTACAGAACAGCACCATGTTGCAGACTGCTGGTTGTTTCAGACGGGTTTCGTCGTTGCAGGAAAAGCACTCGGTGATCAAGGATTACCTTAGATGGTATATCCTAGACAAGAACCACAGAGCTGTTGAAAG GTTCAAGGATGGCCTTTCAAGTTTGCAGTTTCTAACTGCTCTACAACAACACCCTGCAGTTCTGACCCCCGTTCTCTGTCAATCAAATGAAAAGTTATCTGCTGCAGGAATCGAAGACCTATTTCAGCCTCAGCTTAGTCCAGGTGGAAGCAACAGGAGGACCCAGGAAGACCAAACAAGAAGTTTCTGGGGAGACTATCTCCTTGATTGTGAAG AAAATGACAGTTCAGTTACCCTGGAGGAGATCTTCATGTTTGCTACAGGTCTGCCATGCATACCTCCCGCTGGTGTGGATCCTCAGCCGCGTCTTCAGTTCGACACAAGTTCAAAGTTCCCCACGGCAAATACGTGTGCTAACACCCTGAAGCTGCCCCTCTTAGACAATTACAAGACTTTTAAAGCAAACATGAACTTTGGAATCAAGAATTCACCTGGTTTTGGGTGCTATTGA